One part of the Ruegeria sp. SCSIO 43209 genome encodes these proteins:
- a CDS encoding ferritin-like protein, with product MTSKDKLEKERATLCKLFQDALILELTTIPPYATACYSILEQGQYDRSEPTIVNAEPIEVIRQVMVEEMLHMVLAANVMNSIGGTPELNNPKLLPKYPQPLLNGRGPTVYLRRFTPDQIKSFRAVETAPKDERAAKSGDYHTIGGFYIYIRERLRKACNTYGDAAIFTGNEVRQITNADYFGAGGEVIEVIGTPSQRRKAALKAIKKIMDEGEGADLGHRAGDNDIIPGPDHREDVAHYFKFNEILHSRYYKPDDSIDGPPTGGDLIVDWSAVSPMRDDPSERDFKNAPEIAEISAEFNAAWSGLLDGLHIAFNTDKTALRSLVPAMYDIKSLAQKLMRIPLPDGSGETAGPTWTYLAKRKS from the coding sequence ATGACCTCGAAAGACAAACTGGAGAAAGAGCGCGCGACACTGTGTAAACTGTTTCAGGACGCGCTTATTCTTGAACTCACTACCATTCCTCCCTATGCGACTGCGTGTTATTCGATCCTCGAACAAGGCCAGTATGACCGGTCTGAGCCAACAATCGTAAACGCCGAACCCATCGAAGTGATCCGGCAGGTTATGGTCGAAGAAATGCTCCACATGGTTCTTGCGGCGAATGTCATGAATTCAATTGGCGGAACTCCGGAGCTGAACAATCCTAAGCTGCTACCCAAATACCCCCAGCCACTGCTGAACGGGCGCGGTCCAACTGTTTATCTACGCCGGTTCACGCCGGACCAAATCAAAAGCTTTCGTGCGGTTGAAACGGCACCAAAAGATGAAAGAGCTGCGAAAAGCGGTGATTATCATACGATCGGAGGTTTTTACATCTACATCCGGGAAAGGTTGCGCAAAGCCTGTAATACTTATGGGGATGCCGCGATTTTTACCGGTAATGAGGTACGACAAATCACCAACGCCGACTATTTCGGAGCTGGAGGTGAGGTGATCGAGGTGATTGGTACCCCGTCGCAGCGCCGTAAGGCCGCGCTGAAGGCGATAAAGAAAATCATGGATGAAGGGGAAGGCGCAGACCTTGGTCACAGAGCTGGCGACAATGACATCATCCCTGGCCCTGACCACCGCGAGGATGTTGCGCACTATTTCAAATTCAACGAAATCCTGCACAGCCGGTATTATAAACCAGATGACAGCATAGACGGCCCGCCCACCGGTGGCGACCTCATCGTCGATTGGAGCGCGGTATCCCCGATGCGGGATGATCCGTCCGAAAGGGACTTCAAGAACGCGCCAGAGATCGCAGAAATATCTGCCGAATTTAACGCGGCCTGGTCCGGCCTGCTTGATGGTCTTCACATTGCGTTCAACACGGACAAGACTGCGCTAAGGTCATTGGTCCCAGCAATGTATGACATCAAGTCTCTGGCGCAGAAATTGATGCGTATTCCTTTGCCGGATGGATCAGGGGAAACTGCCGGACCAACCTGGACGTATCTTGCAAAGAGAAAGAGTTGA